From Magnolia sinica isolate HGM2019 chromosome 13, MsV1, whole genome shotgun sequence, one genomic window encodes:
- the LOC131222803 gene encoding mitochondrial dicarboxylate/tricarboxylate transporter DTC-like: protein MGEEKPKSLAVWPTVKPFANGGLSGMLATCVIQPVDMIKVRIQLGQGSGLHVAKTMLREEGPGAFYKGLSAGLLRQATYTTARLGSFRIITNKAVAANDGKPLPLYQKALCGLTAGAIGACVGSPADLALIRMQADATLPLAQRRNYTNAFHALYRIIADEGVLALWKGAGPTVVRAMALNMGMLASYDQSVEFCKDTLGFSESSTVVGASAVSGFFAAACSLPFDYVKTQIQKMQPDANGKYPYTGSMDCVMKTLKAGGPFKFYTGFPVYCVRIAPHVMMTWIFLNQIQKLEKSVGL, encoded by the exons ATGGGAGAAGAAAAACCCAAGTCTCTAGCCGTTTGGCCGACCGTGAAGCCATTCGCGAACGGTGGATTGTCTGGAATGCTGGCCACGTgcgtcatccaacccgttgatatgaTCAAG GTTCGGATTCAACTGGGCCAGGGGTCGGGACTGCACGTGGCAAAAACCATGCTGCGCGAAGAAGGCCCTGGGGCTTTTTACAAG GGTTTATCAGCAGGGTTACTACGCCAAGCTACTTACACAACTGCACGACTTGGGTCTTTTAG AATTATCACGAATAAAGCTGTTGCTGCTAATGATGGGAAACCACTCCCCCTTTATCAGAAAGCTCTTTGTGGCCTGACAGCTGGAGCTATTGGTGCATGTGTCGGCAGTCCTGCTGATTTGGCACTCATCCGCATGCAAGCTGATGCCACTCTACCACTTGCACAGCGCCGTAACTATACAAATGCGTTTCATGCACTCTATCGTATTATTGCTGATGAAGGTGTTTTGGCACTGtggaaaggagcaggtcctacagTGGTCAGAGCTATGGCTTTAAATATGGGCATGCTTGCCTCATATGACCAGAGTGTAGAATTTTGCAAGGATACCCTTGGGTTTTCTGAGAGCAGTACTGTAGTTG GAGCTAGTGCTGTTTCTGGATTCTTTGCAGCTGCTTGTAGTCTTCCTTTTGATTATGTGAAAACCCAGATACAGAAGATGCAACCGGATGCGAATGGGAAGTACCCATATACTGGTTCTATGGATTGTGTCATGAAGACTTTGAAGGCAGGGGGACCATTCAAATTCTATACCGGCTTTCCAGTATACTGTGTTAGAATTGCTCCCCATGTCATG ATGACATGGATATTTTTGAACCAAATTCAGAAACTAGAGAAGAGTGTTGGGCTGTAG